The following is a genomic window from Bacteroidia bacterium.
GATGAGCACGAGGAGCATAGCGGCAGCGTAGGGCAGAAACATGGATTGTGCTGTTGAATAGTGCGTGCGCTCGCGGGCTCTGCGTTGCTCCTGCTGAGTGATGCGCGCCAGAACCGAGCGTACAATAGCATCCTCCGAGTCCGCATTTGGCAGCGCCTGGCGAACGGTATTCAACAGCGAATCATACTCCGACATCCCTCCTGTGGCGCTCTCACGGCAGGAAGGGCAACCGCGCAAATGGCGGGCGAGACGGCGCTCCTGTCGATCGGTGCGTTCGCCATTTCTGTGCAGATGCAGCAATTGTTGAGCGGTGTTGCAGCGCATGTTACTTCCTTTCCTTTTCATGCATCGCCTGCAGGAGCGCACGGATGTTGCGGCGCGCGTTGCAGAGATGTGTCTTGATCGTATTCGCATTCATTCCGCTTATCTCCCGTACCTCCTCGACCGAAAGATCCTGCAGGTCGCGAAGGGTAAATACCAGGCGCTGGGCCTCGGTGAGTCGGCTCGACAGAGATCTGATCAGGTTGAGCAATTGCTCATTATCGTGACGTGCTTCGATATCCAGCGAATCAGGAAGCTCATCTACGGGGTACGGGACAAACAGCGCACGACTGCGTTTGCGGGCTCGCAAGGTATCGAGACAAATGTTCGTGACAATCGTGTACAGCCAGGTGGTGA
Proteins encoded in this region:
- a CDS encoding RNA polymerase sigma factor, producing MPEPTDLHHLIERSKLGDSTAFAGLIRMHQQYAQTLALRLLLDEEEAREATQEAFVRVWQHLPRFDEGVKFTTWLYTIVTNICLDTLRARKRSRALFVPYPVDELPDSLDIEARHDNEQLLNLIRSLSSRLTEAQRLVFTLRDLQDLSVEEVREISGMNANTIKTHLCNARRNIRALLQAMHEKERK